In Bacillus sp. SB49, a single window of DNA contains:
- the tsaD gene encoding tRNA (adenosine(37)-N6)-threonylcarbamoyltransferase complex transferase subunit TsaD, translating into MTKDQYILAIETSCDETAVAIVKNERELVANVVASQIESHKRFGGVVPEIASRHHIEQMTITLEEALDEAEMTIDDMDAIAVTEGPGLVGALLVGVNAAKAVAFAKQKPLVGVHHIAGHIYANRLEKEFEFPLLALVVSGGHTELVLMREHGSYEIIGETRDDAAGEAYDKVARTLKLPYPGGPQIDRLAQEGEETIDFPRAWLEEGSYDFSFSGLKSAVINRLHKAKQRGEVLKDADVAASFQASVVDVLSTKAARAAEEYGVKQMIVAGGVAANRGLRQALQEKFVDIDTELLIPPLSLCTDNAAMIAAAGAVAFNQGHRSEWDLNANPGLDLEQFGARKK; encoded by the coding sequence ATGACGAAGGATCAATATATACTGGCAATTGAGACAAGCTGTGACGAAACAGCTGTCGCCATCGTAAAAAATGAAAGAGAACTGGTAGCAAACGTCGTGGCTTCTCAAATCGAGAGCCATAAGCGGTTCGGCGGGGTCGTTCCGGAAATTGCTTCAAGACACCATATCGAACAGATGACGATTACACTGGAAGAAGCGTTGGACGAGGCGGAGATGACGATCGATGACATGGATGCGATCGCCGTTACCGAAGGACCGGGATTGGTAGGAGCCCTTTTAGTAGGGGTGAATGCAGCAAAAGCCGTCGCCTTTGCGAAGCAGAAACCGCTCGTCGGCGTCCACCATATCGCCGGCCATATCTACGCCAACCGTTTGGAGAAAGAATTCGAGTTCCCGCTGCTCGCCCTGGTCGTTTCCGGAGGGCACACCGAGCTTGTCCTGATGAGAGAGCACGGCTCCTATGAAATCATCGGAGAAACGAGGGATGATGCCGCAGGGGAAGCCTATGATAAAGTGGCACGTACGTTGAAGCTGCCATACCCAGGCGGCCCTCAAATCGACCGGCTGGCACAAGAAGGAGAAGAGACGATTGACTTCCCACGTGCCTGGCTGGAAGAAGGCTCGTACGACTTCAGTTTCAGCGGTTTGAAATCTGCCGTCATCAACCGGCTTCATAAAGCGAAGCAGCGGGGAGAAGTGCTGAAGGATGCCGATGTAGCGGCAAGCTTCCAGGCGAGCGTCGTCGATGTCTTATCGACGAAGGCGGCCCGCGCGGCTGAGGAATACGGCGTCAAGCAAATGATCGTCGCCGGAGGCGTGGCTGCAAACAGAGGGCTGCGTCAGGCGCTTCAGGAGAAGTTTGTGGATATCGATACAGAACTGCTCATTCCTCCACTGTCGCTGTGTACAGATAATGCAGCAATGATTGCAGCAGCAGGGGCAGTTGCTTTCAACCAAGGACATCGGTCCGAGTGGGATCTCAATGCGAACCCCGGGCTCGATTTAGAACAGTTCGGCGCAAGGAAAAAGTAA
- the rimI gene encoding ribosomal protein S18-alanine N-acetyltransferase: protein MAAIRQMTPADVEGVMEVEKISFPVPWSEETFQKEMDDNPYAHYYVVEEEGRIIGYCGLWLIIDEAHVTNIAIHPDYRGQKHGENLFRHTCEQAIEHGAIQLSLEVRVSNTAAQHMYRKFGLVPGGIRKRYYSDNGEDALVMWVGLK from the coding sequence ATGGCAGCAATCAGACAGATGACGCCTGCGGATGTGGAAGGGGTCATGGAAGTAGAGAAGATTTCCTTCCCTGTCCCGTGGTCGGAGGAAACCTTTCAAAAGGAGATGGATGATAATCCGTACGCCCACTATTATGTCGTCGAAGAAGAGGGCAGGATTATCGGATATTGCGGTTTGTGGCTCATCATCGACGAGGCACACGTCACCAATATCGCCATCCATCCGGACTACCGGGGACAAAAGCACGGGGAGAACCTCTTCCGCCATACGTGCGAACAAGCGATTGAACATGGAGCGATTCAACTCTCCCTTGAAGTGAGGGTATCAAATACAGCCGCGCAGCATATGTACCGGAAGTTCGGACTGGTACCGGGTGGAATCCGCAAACGGTATTACTCCGACAACGGAGAAGATGCGTTAGTAATGTGGGTGGGATTAAAATGA
- the tsaB gene encoding tRNA (adenosine(37)-N6)-threonylcarbamoyltransferase complex dimerization subunit type 1 TsaB, which produces MNILAIDTSNYVMGVAVLKDGTVAGEYVTNMKKNHSIRLMPAIDQLMEETGTKPEELDRIAVAHGPGSYTGVRIGLTTAKTMAWALGIPVVGISSLEAVARQGAFFDGFVCPFFDARRGLVYTGLYDSSMTVVMEETNILMEDWLNQLKELDRPVLFLSQDIAVHQEKIEEVLGEKAVIPAAPYQFARPSILADVAVDREPGALHDLVPNYLRLPEAEVKWLEQQEKQ; this is translated from the coding sequence ATGAATATACTTGCGATCGACACGTCCAATTATGTGATGGGGGTGGCCGTTCTGAAAGACGGCACCGTCGCTGGTGAATATGTTACGAATATGAAAAAAAACCATTCGATCCGCCTCATGCCTGCGATCGACCAGTTGATGGAGGAAACGGGTACGAAACCGGAAGAGCTGGACAGAATTGCTGTCGCACACGGACCCGGTTCTTACACAGGCGTGCGTATCGGTCTTACGACGGCGAAAACGATGGCATGGGCACTCGGCATTCCTGTAGTCGGCATTTCCAGTCTGGAGGCTGTTGCCCGTCAAGGCGCATTCTTTGATGGATTTGTATGTCCTTTCTTTGATGCGCGCCGTGGTCTTGTGTACACAGGGCTTTACGATTCATCCATGACGGTCGTGATGGAGGAGACGAACATACTTATGGAAGACTGGCTGAACCAATTGAAAGAATTGGACCGTCCTGTTCTGTTCCTTAGTCAGGATATCGCCGTCCATCAGGAGAAGATTGAAGAAGTCCTCGGGGAAAAAGCGGTCATCCCGGCTGCGCCCTACCAATTTGCTCGTCCATCCATCCTTGCAGACGTCGCAGTGGACCGGGAACCTGGGGCGCTGCATGATCTGGTACCGAATTATCTGCGTCTGCCGGAGGCCGAAGTCAAATGGCTGGAACAGCAGGAGAAGCAGTGA
- a CDS encoding ABC-F family ATP-binding cassette domain-containing protein, with the protein MILMQLNQLEKRFGAELILSNIKLEVQKNDRIAIVGRNGAGKSTLLKMMAGEMSYDEGNIFMPKETTLGYLAQNTGLQSDETIWNEMEKVFLHLKDLEKELRAMEANMADPDLISDQERYQQLLTDYDRKQEYFKNAGGYQYEADIRSVLNGLNFQHFNWDTPITSLSGGQKTRLALGKLLLKKPDVLILDEPTNHLDIDTISWLEGYLQGYQGAVVIVSHDRYFLDKIVNTVYEIAFQSSKKYHGNYSNYLKQKEADFEQEMKRFEKQQEEIKRMEDFIQKNIVRATTTKRAQSRRKQLEKMDRLEKPKDDNQSAKFSFQVAKRSGNDVLKLRDYAFRYPDSDTNLFDKVSLDLNRGDSVALVGPNGVGKTTLLKTIIGDLEAVKGDKLIGTNVQIGYYDQEQNKLNSTKTVLNELWDDYPMKNERDIRTILGNFLFSGEDVLKPVSALSGGEKARLSLAKLMMQEANFLILDEPTNHLDLDSKEVLEAALVDYPGTLLFVSHDRYFINKIATQVVEMNSEETRLFLGDYDYYVEKKQEEYELEQLEAEERRLKEPAKHEPQAKNSFQEDKAAKREERKRNRRIAEIEAEIEQIEQQLEENEALLCDPEVYQDHEKSLQLTQDNAEKQSALEQLMEEWETLHDE; encoded by the coding sequence TGAATCAATTGGAAAAGCGTTTCGGCGCTGAATTGATTTTATCTAATATTAAACTGGAAGTACAAAAGAACGACCGAATCGCCATTGTCGGCAGAAACGGTGCAGGAAAGTCGACCCTGCTGAAGATGATGGCCGGCGAGATGAGCTATGATGAAGGAAACATCTTCATGCCGAAGGAAACGACGCTCGGATATCTCGCTCAAAACACAGGCCTGCAGTCCGACGAAACGATCTGGAATGAAATGGAGAAAGTCTTCCTCCATCTGAAGGACTTAGAGAAAGAGCTTCGCGCGATGGAAGCGAACATGGCAGACCCTGACCTGATCTCGGATCAGGAGCGCTACCAGCAGTTATTGACCGATTATGACCGCAAGCAGGAATACTTCAAGAACGCAGGCGGATACCAATACGAAGCGGATATCCGCTCGGTACTGAACGGGCTGAATTTCCAGCATTTCAACTGGGATACACCGATCACGTCCTTAAGCGGCGGCCAGAAGACGAGGCTGGCACTCGGGAAGCTGCTGTTGAAGAAGCCCGACGTGCTTATTCTCGATGAACCGACCAACCACCTGGACATCGATACGATCTCCTGGCTCGAAGGGTACCTGCAGGGCTACCAAGGTGCGGTCGTCATCGTTTCCCACGACCGCTACTTCCTCGATAAGATCGTCAACACGGTCTACGAGATTGCCTTCCAATCCTCTAAGAAGTATCACGGCAACTACAGTAACTACCTGAAACAGAAAGAAGCCGACTTCGAGCAGGAAATGAAGCGATTCGAGAAGCAGCAGGAAGAGATCAAACGGATGGAGGACTTCATCCAGAAGAACATCGTCCGTGCGACGACGACGAAGCGCGCCCAGAGCCGGCGTAAACAGCTGGAGAAAATGGACCGGCTGGAAAAACCGAAAGACGATAACCAATCCGCGAAGTTCAGCTTCCAAGTGGCGAAGCGCAGCGGAAACGATGTGCTGAAACTGAGAGACTATGCGTTCCGTTATCCGGACAGTGATACGAACCTGTTCGACAAGGTTTCCCTTGATCTGAACCGAGGCGATTCGGTGGCCCTCGTCGGTCCGAACGGGGTCGGAAAGACCACCCTCCTTAAGACGATCATCGGCGATTTGGAAGCCGTCAAAGGAGACAAGCTGATCGGCACGAACGTCCAGATCGGTTACTACGATCAGGAACAGAATAAGTTGAATTCCACGAAAACCGTTCTGAATGAGCTATGGGACGATTACCCGATGAAAAATGAGAGGGATATCCGGACCATTCTCGGAAACTTCCTTTTCTCAGGCGAAGATGTCCTGAAGCCGGTCTCTGCCTTGAGCGGTGGAGAGAAGGCACGTCTCTCCCTCGCCAAGCTGATGATGCAGGAAGCGAACTTCTTGATTCTGGATGAGCCGACCAACCACTTGGACCTCGACAGTAAAGAGGTGCTGGAAGCCGCACTCGTCGACTATCCAGGAACGTTACTGTTCGTCTCCCACGACAGATACTTCATTAACAAAATCGCGACACAGGTCGTCGAGATGAATTCGGAGGAAACGAGACTGTTCCTCGGAGATTACGACTACTATGTGGAGAAGAAACAGGAAGAATATGAACTCGAGCAGCTGGAAGCCGAAGAGCGGCGCCTGAAAGAGCCCGCCAAGCACGAGCCACAGGCCAAGAACAGCTTCCAGGAAGATAAAGCTGCGAAGCGGGAAGAGCGGAAGAGAAACCGCCGTATCGCTGAAATAGAAGCGGAGATTGAACAGATCGAGCAGCAGCTGGAAGAGAATGAAGCCTTACTCTGTGATCCGGAAGTCTACCAGGACCACGAGAAGTCACTTCAGCTCACGCAGGACAATGCCGAAAAGCAATCCGCTCTCGAGCAGTTGATGGAAGAATGGGAAACGCTGCACGATGAATAA